One stretch of Armatimonadota bacterium DNA includes these proteins:
- the prmC gene encoding peptide chain release factor N(5)-glutamine methyltransferase — MSSWRPFWPASGPRSWRRPGRPRAPRERGSAMAVIPVPASLREAYLLGREHLASCGVENPELEAEVLLRHAAGLDRACLYVRWTRPPAPEVWARYVRLLEARGAGRPTAYLLGEREFYGLPFLVDERVLIPRPETELLVDLALEAIRGVPEPVVVEVGTGSGAVAVAIAVHRREAVVYATEISPGALEVAQGNARRHGVEGRVRFLLGDALAPAEERGVRAHAVVSNPPYVPPQARAELPREVLAEPPIALFAPGPTGTEVHARILAQAPRVLYPGGFLALEVSPKWDQPGRVARMMGEAGFEGVRVERDLAGLERVVAGWWPGGRRNP, encoded by the coding sequence ATGAGCTCGTGGAGGCCCTTCTGGCCCGCGAGCGGGCCGCGAAGCTGGCGGAGGCCCGGGCGGCCGCGGGCGCCCCGTGAGCGGGGCAGCGCCATGGCGGTGATCCCCGTTCCCGCGAGCCTCCGCGAGGCCTACCTCCTGGGTCGGGAGCACCTGGCGTCCTGTGGAGTAGAGAACCCGGAGCTGGAAGCGGAGGTGCTGCTGCGTCACGCGGCCGGACTCGACCGGGCATGCCTCTACGTCCGGTGGACGCGGCCGCCCGCTCCGGAAGTCTGGGCCCGGTACGTGCGGCTCCTGGAAGCGAGGGGCGCGGGAAGACCGACCGCCTACCTGCTCGGGGAGCGGGAGTTCTACGGGCTTCCGTTCCTCGTGGACGAACGGGTCCTCATCCCCCGACCCGAGACGGAGTTGCTGGTGGACCTCGCCCTGGAAGCGATCCGTGGGGTCCCCGAACCCGTGGTGGTGGAGGTGGGGACGGGAAGCGGGGCGGTGGCGGTCGCCATCGCGGTCCACCGCAGGGAAGCGGTGGTGTACGCCACGGAGATCTCCCCCGGAGCCCTCGAGGTGGCCCAGGGGAACGCCCGACGCCACGGGGTAGAGGGGCGCGTGCGGTTCCTGTTGGGGGATGCGCTGGCGCCCGCGGAGGAACGGGGGGTGCGGGCGCACGCGGTGGTCAGCAACCCTCCCTACGTCCCCCCACAGGCCCGGGCGGAGCTTCCCCGGGAGGTGCTCGCGGAGCCCCCCATCGCCCTCTTCGCGCCGGGGCCCACGGGAACCGAGGTGCACGCCCGCATCCTTGCGCAGGCCCCGCGGGTTCTGTACCCGGGAGGGTTCCTGGCCCTGGAGGTGAGTCCGAAGTGGGATCAGCCCGGCCGTGTGGCCCGCATGATGGGCGAGGCGGGCTTTGAGGGGGTCCGGGTGGAGCGAGACCTCGCGGGACTGGAGCGGGTGGTGGCGGGATGGTGGCCCGGCGGGCGCAGGAACCCCTAG
- the glyA gene encoding serine hydroxymethyltransferase, with protein MLRYLRRSDPEVADAILHDLERQRLQLNLIASENYTSRAVLEAQGSVLTNKYAEGYPGRRYYGGCTHVDRAERLAQERAKRLFGAEHANVQPHSGTQANFAAYFAVLRPGDRILAMDLAHGGHLTHGSPVNFSGQLFHIIPYGVDPRTERIDYDQIARLAREHRPRMIVAGATAYPRAYDFPRLREIADEVGAYLMVDMAHFAGLVAGGVHPNPVPYADLVTSTTHKTLRGPRGGLILCRAELAREVDRAVFPFSQGGPLMHVIAAKAVCFHEAAQPAFRAYAAQVVRNAQVLAEELLRRGWHITSGGTDNHLLLVDLRDRNLTGKTAETALGEAHIIVNKNMVPGDPQKPTVTSGIRIGTPAVTTRGMKEDEMRQIAAWIHAVLCAPGDPEVAGRVRAEVHELCSTFPVYPEDVPEATQALALPGK; from the coding sequence GTGCTTCGGTACCTGCGGCGCAGCGATCCGGAAGTGGCGGACGCCATCCTGCACGACCTGGAGCGGCAACGGCTGCAGCTGAACCTCATCGCCTCGGAGAACTACACGAGCCGGGCGGTGCTGGAAGCCCAGGGGAGCGTGCTCACCAACAAGTACGCGGAGGGCTACCCCGGCCGGCGGTACTACGGAGGGTGCACGCACGTGGACCGGGCAGAGCGGCTGGCCCAGGAGCGGGCGAAGCGCCTCTTCGGAGCGGAGCACGCCAACGTCCAGCCGCACTCCGGCACCCAGGCCAACTTCGCCGCGTACTTCGCGGTGCTGCGGCCCGGCGATCGGATCCTGGCCATGGACCTCGCGCACGGCGGGCATCTCACTCACGGAAGCCCCGTGAACTTCAGCGGGCAGCTGTTCCACATCATCCCCTACGGGGTGGATCCCCGCACGGAGCGGATCGACTACGATCAGATCGCAAGGCTCGCCCGGGAACACCGCCCCCGGATGATCGTGGCGGGTGCCACCGCGTATCCCCGGGCCTACGATTTCCCCCGATTGCGGGAGATCGCGGACGAGGTTGGGGCGTACCTGATGGTGGACATGGCCCACTTCGCGGGGCTCGTGGCGGGCGGCGTGCACCCCAACCCCGTGCCGTACGCGGACCTCGTCACCTCCACCACCCACAAGACCCTGCGCGGACCCCGCGGAGGGCTCATCCTCTGCCGGGCGGAGCTCGCCCGGGAGGTGGACCGTGCGGTGTTCCCCTTCTCCCAGGGAGGGCCCCTCATGCACGTGATCGCGGCCAAGGCCGTGTGCTTCCATGAGGCTGCTCAGCCTGCCTTCCGGGCTTATGCCGCCCAGGTGGTGCGCAACGCACAGGTCCTGGCGGAGGAGCTCTTGCGGCGCGGGTGGCACATCACGAGCGGCGGAACCGACAACCACCTGCTCCTGGTGGACCTGCGCGACCGCAACCTCACGGGGAAAACGGCCGAGACAGCCCTGGGGGAGGCCCACATCATCGTGAACAAGAACATGGTGCCCGGTGATCCCCAGAAACCCACGGTCACGAGCGGCATCCGCATCGGAACGCCTGCGGTGACCACCCGGGGCATGAAGGAGGACGAGATGCGACAGATCGCCGCCTGGATCCACGCGGTGCTCTGCGCCCCCGGGGATCCGGAAGTGGCAGGCCGCGTACGGGCCGAGGTGCATGAGCTCTGTTCCACCTTCCCCGTCTACCCAGAGGACGTGCCGGAGGCGACCCAGGCCCTGGCCCTCCCGGGGAAGTAG
- a CDS encoding ribose-5-phosphate isomerase, with translation MRIAIASDHAGYALKEILKADLTALGHEVVDFGAFGEDPVDYPDFVVPAAEAVARGECDRGIVIGGSGNGEAMAANKVPGIRCALCWEAYTARMSRAHNDANVLSLGARVVGVELAREIVQTWLRTEFEGGRHVPRLEKIRRLEEKYMRRG, from the coding sequence ATGCGGATCGCCATCGCCAGCGACCACGCGGGATACGCCCTGAAGGAGATCCTGAAGGCGGACCTCACCGCCCTGGGCCACGAGGTGGTGGACTTCGGGGCGTTCGGAGAGGACCCCGTGGATTACCCGGACTTCGTGGTGCCCGCCGCGGAGGCGGTGGCCCGGGGGGAGTGCGACCGGGGCATCGTCATCGGCGGGAGCGGCAACGGGGAGGCCATGGCCGCCAACAAGGTGCCCGGCATCCGATGCGCCCTGTGCTGGGAAGCGTACACCGCCCGCATGAGCCGGGCCCACAACGATGCCAACGTGCTCTCCCTGGGCGCCCGGGTCGTGGGGGTGGAGCTGGCGCGGGAAATCGTGCAGACGTGGCTTCGCACGGAGTTCGAGGGGGGCCGTCACGTGCCGCGACTGGAGAAGATCCGGCGGTTGGAAGAGAAGTACATGCGGAGGGGTTGA